In Bradyrhizobium guangxiense, the following are encoded in one genomic region:
- a CDS encoding MDR family MFS transporter, whose product MSALQPTVNAAASLPAPAAPAAPAVSAKTWIAVIGATLGAFMAVLNIQIVNASLADIQGAIGAGIDDGGWISTSYLVAEIVVIPLSGWLAQVFSIRIYLLTNAVLFLLLSAACALAQDLPQMIVLRAVQGFTGGVLIPMAFTLIITLLPRGKQPVGLALFALSATFAPAIGPTIGGYLTENFGWEYIFYVNLVPGAIMVGMLWYALEAKPMKLSLLREGDWAGIITMAIGLSALQTVLEEGNKDDWFGSPFIVKLSVIAAVALTAFLIIELTVKKPLLNLRLLLRRNFGFGMLANFLLGVALYGSVFILPQYLSRIQGYNAEQIGMVLAWTGLPQLVLIPLVPRLMQKFDARLVIGVGFVLFAASNFMNIYMTNDYAADQLLWPNVVRAIGQALVMAPLSAVATAGIEPENAGSASGLFNMMRNLGGAVGIALLQTALTKREQYHSNVLMQSVSVFEQATRTRLEQLTQYFVNHGVLDRADAAHRAYVAIGHTVQKQAYILAFSDTFYLLGMTLIVALAAVLFLKKPGQTSAGGAH is encoded by the coding sequence ATGAGCGCGCTCCAACCGACCGTCAACGCCGCCGCCAGTCTCCCCGCCCCCGCTGCACCCGCCGCGCCGGCGGTGTCCGCAAAAACCTGGATCGCGGTGATCGGCGCCACCCTTGGCGCCTTCATGGCAGTGCTGAACATCCAGATCGTCAACGCCTCGCTCGCGGACATCCAGGGCGCGATCGGCGCCGGCATCGACGACGGCGGCTGGATCTCGACGTCCTATCTGGTCGCCGAGATCGTGGTGATCCCGCTCTCCGGCTGGCTCGCGCAGGTCTTCTCGATCCGGATTTATCTTCTCACCAACGCGGTCCTGTTTCTGCTGCTCTCGGCGGCGTGCGCGCTCGCCCAGGACCTGCCGCAGATGATCGTGCTGCGCGCGGTGCAAGGCTTCACCGGCGGCGTCCTGATTCCGATGGCGTTCACGCTGATCATCACACTGCTGCCCCGCGGCAAGCAACCGGTCGGTCTTGCGCTGTTCGCGCTGTCCGCGACCTTCGCCCCCGCGATCGGCCCGACCATCGGCGGCTATCTCACCGAGAATTTCGGCTGGGAATACATTTTCTACGTCAACCTCGTCCCCGGCGCGATCATGGTCGGCATGCTCTGGTACGCGCTGGAGGCGAAGCCGATGAAGCTCTCGCTGTTACGCGAGGGCGACTGGGCCGGCATCATCACCATGGCGATCGGGCTGTCGGCGCTCCAGACCGTGCTGGAGGAAGGCAACAAGGACGACTGGTTCGGCTCACCTTTCATCGTCAAGCTCTCCGTGATCGCGGCCGTTGCGCTGACCGCCTTCCTGATCATCGAGTTGACGGTGAAGAAGCCGTTGCTCAATCTGCGCCTGCTGCTCCGCCGCAATTTCGGCTTCGGCATGCTCGCGAACTTCCTGCTCGGCGTCGCCCTGTACGGCTCGGTTTTCATCCTGCCGCAATATCTGTCGCGCATCCAGGGCTACAACGCCGAGCAGATCGGCATGGTGCTGGCCTGGACCGGGCTGCCGCAGCTCGTGCTGATCCCGCTGGTGCCGCGCCTGATGCAGAAATTCGACGCGCGGCTCGTGATCGGCGTCGGCTTCGTTCTGTTCGCGGCATCCAACTTCATGAACATCTACATGACCAACGACTACGCCGCCGACCAGCTATTGTGGCCCAATGTGGTCCGCGCCATCGGCCAGGCGCTGGTGATGGCGCCGCTGTCGGCGGTCGCAACCGCAGGCATCGAACCGGAGAATGCGGGCTCGGCCTCCGGCCTGTTCAACATGATGCGTAATCTCGGCGGCGCCGTCGGCATCGCGCTGCTGCAAACGGCCCTGACCAAGCGCGAGCAATATCACTCGAACGTGCTGATGCAGTCGGTCTCGGTGTTCGAGCAGGCGACGCGGACGCGACTGGAACAACTGACGCAATATTTTGTCAATCACGGCGTTCTCGACCGTGCGGACGCCGCGCATCGCGCCTATGTGGCGATCGGCCATACCGTGCAGAAGCAGGCCTATATCCTCGCCTTCAGCGACACCTTTTACCTGCTCGGCATGACGTTGATCGTGGCGCTCGCCGCGGTCCTGTTCCTGAAAAAGCCCGGCCAAACCTCGGCCGGTGGCGCCCATTGA
- a CDS encoding HlyD family secretion protein, whose product MSNASYVTETNWKISLRLSRLAIRRAAAGLALTIGIAVAGDYGYDYLKTGRYLESTDDAYVKADSTIIAPKVSGYIAKVLVGDNETVRAGQTLARIDDRDFKTALDQARADVAAAEASVRNIDAQLELQQPIIEQSTADVTAASANLKFAQEERARYDDLMKSGSGTIQRAQQTDAALRASSAQLQHAKSGLVAAQRKVDVLTTQRAQAAAQLERARAVAQQAALNLSYTEITAPVDGTVGARSLRVGQYVQAGTQLMAVVPLDAVYVVANFKETQLTHVRPGQPVELHVDSFRNKTLRGHVDSLSPASGLEFALLPPDNATGNFTKIVQRVPVKIVLDDHSLTGLLRPGMSAVPTVDTKQTVLAERETARRLADNMSRANGG is encoded by the coding sequence ATGTCGAACGCTTCTTATGTCACTGAAACCAATTGGAAAATCAGCCTGCGCCTGTCCCGGCTGGCGATCCGGCGAGCAGCGGCCGGCCTGGCGCTGACGATCGGCATCGCGGTGGCCGGCGACTATGGCTACGACTATCTGAAAACGGGCCGCTACCTGGAATCCACCGACGACGCCTATGTGAAAGCGGACTCCACGATCATCGCGCCCAAGGTTTCCGGCTATATCGCCAAGGTGCTGGTCGGCGACAACGAGACGGTCAGGGCGGGCCAGACGCTGGCCAGGATCGACGACCGCGACTTCAAGACGGCGCTCGACCAGGCGAGGGCCGACGTCGCCGCTGCCGAAGCCTCGGTGCGCAACATCGACGCCCAGCTCGAACTGCAGCAGCCGATCATCGAGCAGAGCACGGCCGATGTCACGGCAGCGAGCGCTAATCTCAAATTCGCGCAGGAAGAGCGCGCCCGCTACGACGATCTGATGAAGTCGGGCTCGGGCACGATCCAGCGCGCGCAGCAGACCGACGCAGCGCTGCGCGCCAGCAGCGCGCAATTGCAGCACGCCAAATCCGGCCTCGTCGCCGCGCAGCGCAAGGTCGACGTGCTCACCACCCAGCGCGCCCAGGCCGCGGCCCAGCTCGAACGCGCCCGTGCCGTCGCGCAGCAGGCGGCGCTGAACCTGTCCTATACCGAGATCACCGCGCCGGTGGACGGCACGGTCGGTGCCCGTAGCCTGCGGGTCGGCCAATACGTCCAGGCCGGCACACAATTGATGGCTGTGGTGCCGCTCGATGCGGTCTACGTCGTTGCGAACTTCAAGGAAACCCAGCTCACCCATGTGCGCCCCGGCCAGCCGGTCGAACTGCACGTCGACAGCTTCCGCAACAAGACCCTGCGCGGCCATGTCGACAGCCTGTCTCCGGCCAGCGGGCTCGAATTTGCGCTGCTGCCGCCGGACAACGCGACCGGCAATTTCACCAAGATCGTGCAGCGCGTTCCCGTGAAGATCGTGCTCGACGACCACAGCCTCACCGGCCTCTTGCGCCCCGGCATGTCGGCCGTGCCGACCGTGGACACCAAGCAGACAGTGCTGGCGGAGCGCGAGACGGCCAGGCGCCTCGCCGACAACATGTCCCGCGCGAATGGCGGCTGA
- a CDS encoding LysR family transcriptional regulator has product MDRFTSLTAFVHVVENGGFSAAARRLNMSTTMVSNHVQALEDRLGVRLLNRTTRKVSLTEIGKAYYDRSTQILADLEQADDIASELQSVPRGTLRVHVATHMVPFVAPIAAKLLSTYPELKIDLRMGEADVDLIEEGYDVALRMTPPPDSSLIVRSLATWRHVLCCSHDYIEKHGRVQKLDELTAHNCGRHLNYPFGDEWRFLDRKGAPASVRISGSFVTNSGEALRKVALEGAAVCLMAGFLIQDDLEAGRLVRLLPEYRTVELSMNAVYPHRHHLSAKVRTFIDMLAQHSAEQQKLINPYS; this is encoded by the coding sequence ATGGACCGCTTCACCAGCCTCACCGCCTTTGTCCACGTGGTCGAAAACGGCGGCTTTTCCGCCGCTGCCCGCCGGCTCAACATGTCGACGACCATGGTGAGCAACCACGTCCAGGCGCTGGAGGACCGGCTCGGCGTACGCCTGCTCAACCGGACCACGCGGAAGGTCAGCCTCACCGAAATCGGCAAGGCCTATTACGACCGCTCGACCCAGATTCTCGCCGATCTCGAACAGGCCGACGACATCGCCAGCGAATTGCAGTCGGTGCCCCGCGGCACGTTGCGTGTCCACGTCGCCACGCACATGGTGCCGTTCGTCGCGCCGATTGCGGCGAAACTGCTCTCGACCTATCCGGAGCTCAAGATCGATCTGCGCATGGGCGAGGCCGACGTCGATCTCATCGAGGAAGGCTATGACGTTGCCCTGCGCATGACCCCGCCACCGGATTCGAGCCTGATCGTGCGCAGTCTCGCGACCTGGCGTCATGTGCTGTGCTGCTCCCACGATTACATCGAGAAGCACGGCCGGGTGCAGAAGCTCGACGAGCTCACCGCGCATAATTGCGGTCGTCACCTGAACTATCCGTTTGGCGACGAGTGGCGCTTCCTCGATCGCAAGGGCGCGCCAGCTTCGGTACGCATCTCCGGCAGCTTCGTCACCAACAGCGGTGAAGCGCTGCGGAAGGTCGCGCTGGAGGGGGCGGCCGTGTGCCTGATGGCAGGGTTTCTCATTCAGGACGATCTCGAAGCCGGCCGGCTCGTACGCCTGTTGCCGGAATATCGGACGGTCGAGCTGTCGATGAACGCGGTCTATCCGCATCGGCATCACCTGTCGGCGAAGGTCAGGACCTTTATCGATATGCTCGCGCAACACAGTGCCGAGCAGCAGAAGCTGATCAATCCCTATTCATGA
- the iaaH gene encoding indoleacetamide hydrolase: MDFDQLTLSQAAADLRTGTVTSTALTTEALARAKTNADLNAFVTLDEAGALDAAAAFDAKGDRAQPLGGVPVVIKDNIEVAGLPCSAGTPALKRYVPKVDAPVVARLRAAGAIIIGKTSMHELAFGISGYNTAFKTGAEFGVRNAYDRALIAGGSSSGTGAAIGARIVAGGLGTDTGGSVRVPAALNGCASLRPTIGRYPQQGIAPISHTRDTAGPMAATMADVALLDRVIAGGDALAAADLKQVRIGIVKTMLTNLDADTEAAFRAAIAQMKVHGIGIVEVEMPQLAELNGRVGFPVALYEAYDDMVSYLKHTGTGLTIEALAKDIASPDVKGTYDGLVIPRKLPGPGGTLVDAKPIYDAAIKTARPVLQALYSDTFSGNRLDAIAFPTTPRVAIASNPDSSSLENFGLFIQNTDPGSNAGIPGIQIPIAFGASSRLPIGIELDGPAGSDRRLLAIGMALDDVFGRLPPPR, encoded by the coding sequence ATGGATTTCGACCAGTTGACCCTGAGCCAGGCCGCAGCCGACCTCCGCACCGGAACAGTCACGAGTACCGCACTCACGACGGAGGCTCTGGCCCGCGCCAAGACCAACGCCGATCTCAATGCCTTCGTCACGCTGGACGAGGCCGGTGCCCTGGACGCCGCCGCAGCCTTCGATGCCAAGGGCGACAGGGCCCAGCCGCTCGGCGGTGTGCCGGTCGTGATCAAGGACAATATCGAGGTCGCGGGACTGCCTTGCAGCGCCGGCACGCCGGCGCTCAAGCGCTACGTTCCCAAGGTCGACGCTCCGGTCGTGGCAAGGCTGCGCGCTGCGGGCGCGATCATCATTGGCAAGACCAGCATGCATGAGCTGGCCTTCGGCATTTCCGGCTACAACACGGCGTTCAAGACCGGCGCCGAGTTCGGCGTCCGCAACGCCTATGACCGCGCCCTGATCGCCGGCGGCTCCTCGTCCGGAACGGGCGCGGCGATCGGCGCGCGCATCGTCGCGGGCGGACTCGGCACCGACACCGGCGGATCGGTCCGTGTGCCCGCCGCGCTGAACGGATGCGCCTCGTTGCGCCCGACCATCGGGCGGTATCCGCAGCAGGGCATCGCGCCAATCTCGCATACGCGCGACACCGCCGGCCCGATGGCCGCGACCATGGCCGATGTCGCACTGCTCGACCGCGTGATCGCAGGTGGCGATGCGCTCGCGGCGGCCGACCTGAAGCAGGTTCGGATCGGCATCGTGAAGACGATGTTGACCAATCTCGATGCCGACACCGAAGCCGCCTTCCGGGCCGCGATCGCGCAGATGAAGGTACACGGCATCGGGATCGTCGAGGTCGAGATGCCGCAGCTCGCCGAACTCAACGGCCGGGTCGGCTTCCCCGTCGCGCTGTATGAAGCCTATGACGACATGGTCTCGTATCTGAAGCACACCGGTACGGGCCTCACCATCGAAGCGCTGGCAAAGGATATCGCGAGTCCGGACGTGAAGGGTACCTATGACGGCCTCGTCATCCCCCGCAAGCTGCCGGGGCCCGGCGGCACGCTGGTCGATGCCAAGCCGATCTATGATGCCGCCATCAAGACCGCGCGGCCCGTGCTTCAGGCCCTCTACAGCGATACGTTTTCGGGCAATAGGCTCGACGCCATCGCTTTCCCGACCACGCCGCGCGTCGCGATCGCCTCCAACCCGGACTCCAGCAGTCTCGAGAACTTCGGGCTCTTCATCCAGAACACCGATCCCGGCAGCAATGCCGGCATTCCCGGAATCCAGATCCCGATCGCATTCGGCGCCAGCAGCAGATTGCCGATCGGGATTGAGCTCGACGGCCCCGCCGGCAGCGACCGCCGCCTGCTCGCGATTGGCATGGCACTCGATGATGTGTTCGGGCGGCTGCCGCCGCCACGTTGA
- a CDS encoding indolepyruvate ferredoxin oxidoreductase family protein — translation MDAIPSLDVYELSDRYEREEGRVFLTGTQAIVRIALDQIRRDRAAGLHTAGFISGYRGSPLGGIDLELWRIQERLKRDRIEFLPAVNEDLAATAVLGSQQVETQDDRQVDGVFGLWYGKGPGIDRSGDALKHGNAYGSSPHGGVLVVAGDDHGCVSSSMPHQSDVAFMSWFMPTLHPADVGEYLAFGEYGYALSRFSGMWVGFKAISEIVESGASVALHPPRSFRTPDFIPPPGGLHYRWPDLPGPQIEERLEAKKHAVYAFAKANPIDRHIYDIPDATYGIVTTGKAHLDLMEALRLMGLDEAACRSIGIDVYKVGMVWPLALHDAMAFVKGKREILVVEEKRGIIESQFKEYFYDYPGAKPERMVGKHDETGARLISWIGELSPRALAGVLARRLDPMFPGLNLAARAAALMPEAARTINVSGATRTPYFCSGCPHNISTKVPEGSKALAGIGCHFMASWMDRETSSLIQMGGEGVNWAASSRFTGHKHVFQNLGEGTYYHSGSMAIRQAIAARANITYKILFNDAVAMPGGQPVDGPISVHAIAHSVRAEGVTRIALVSDDPAQFAPSDLPAGVTIHPREEMDAVQRELRTIPGVSVLIYQQTCATEKRRRRKRGQMPDPKRFATINDLVCEGCGDCSVESNCLSVEPKETPFGRKRQINLSACNKDFSCLNGFCPSFVTVEGATRRKKAASQIDAVDRAATLPLPSSISLDRPYDLLVTGVGGTGVITVGALIGMAAHLERRGVSVLDFTGFAQKFGPVLSYIRLAPDPEALHQVRIDQGAADALIGCDLVVSSSPKASGTYRRGTRAAVNTAEMPTGDVVRFRDADLASAARLRAIGQVIGEHNLGTINANALAERLLGDTVYANIIMLGFAWQRGLVPISLAALLRAIELNGVAVERNKQAFAWGRIAASDPDFLPKASDMPEVETLDQIIDRCADFLTAYQDSSYAARYRATVARVRHAEAALNSEALTETVARALFKLMAYKDEYEVARLHMQSGFLDELKREFEDGFTVQYHLAPPFLPSRRDARGRPRKRAFGQWIQMPLAMLARLKRLRGTPFDPFGYASERRAERELIAWYEALIERMLGELDTARVPDLVAIAKAPMEIRGYGPVKDTAIVTTKAEVGRLLDQLRARTPVGMRATG, via the coding sequence ATGGACGCCATTCCGTCGCTCGACGTTTATGAACTTTCCGACCGCTACGAGCGCGAAGAGGGCCGCGTCTTCCTCACGGGAACGCAGGCCATCGTCCGCATCGCGCTCGATCAGATCAGGCGCGACCGTGCAGCCGGCCTCCACACCGCCGGCTTCATCTCCGGCTACCGGGGCTCGCCGCTCGGCGGCATCGATCTCGAGCTCTGGCGCATCCAGGAACGGCTGAAGCGGGACCGCATCGAGTTTCTGCCGGCCGTCAACGAGGACCTCGCGGCGACCGCGGTGCTCGGCTCGCAGCAGGTCGAGACGCAAGACGACCGACAGGTCGATGGCGTGTTCGGGCTCTGGTACGGCAAAGGCCCCGGCATCGACCGCTCCGGCGATGCGCTCAAGCATGGCAATGCCTACGGCTCCTCGCCGCATGGCGGCGTGCTCGTCGTCGCCGGCGACGACCATGGCTGCGTCTCCTCCTCGATGCCGCACCAGTCCGACGTCGCCTTCATGAGCTGGTTCATGCCGACGCTGCATCCGGCCGATGTCGGCGAATATCTCGCGTTCGGGGAATATGGCTACGCGCTAAGCCGCTTCTCCGGCATGTGGGTCGGCTTCAAGGCGATCTCGGAGATCGTGGAGTCGGGCGCGTCGGTCGCGCTCCACCCGCCGCGCAGCTTCCGCACGCCCGATTTCATACCACCACCGGGCGGCCTGCACTATCGCTGGCCAGATTTGCCGGGCCCGCAGATCGAAGAGCGGCTGGAGGCGAAGAAGCACGCGGTCTACGCCTTCGCAAAGGCCAATCCGATCGATCGTCACATCTACGACATTCCGGACGCCACCTACGGCATCGTCACCACAGGCAAGGCACATCTCGATCTGATGGAGGCGCTGCGACTGATGGGCCTCGATGAGGCCGCCTGCCGCAGCATCGGGATCGACGTCTACAAGGTCGGCATGGTCTGGCCGCTGGCGCTGCACGACGCCATGGCGTTCGTGAAAGGCAAGCGCGAGATCCTCGTGGTCGAGGAGAAACGCGGCATCATCGAAAGCCAGTTCAAGGAATATTTCTACGACTATCCCGGAGCGAAGCCCGAGCGCATGGTCGGCAAGCACGACGAAACCGGCGCACGGCTGATCTCCTGGATCGGCGAATTGTCGCCGCGCGCCCTCGCCGGCGTGCTGGCGCGCCGGCTCGATCCGATGTTCCCGGGCCTCAATCTCGCCGCGCGTGCGGCCGCCCTGATGCCGGAGGCGGCGCGCACGATCAATGTCTCCGGCGCCACGCGCACGCCCTATTTCTGCTCGGGATGCCCGCACAACATTTCGACGAAGGTGCCCGAGGGATCGAAGGCGCTGGCCGGCATCGGCTGCCATTTCATGGCGAGCTGGATGGACCGGGAGACCTCCTCGCTGATCCAGATGGGCGGCGAAGGCGTGAACTGGGCAGCGTCGTCGCGATTTACCGGGCACAAGCACGTCTTTCAGAACCTCGGCGAAGGCACCTACTACCACTCCGGCTCGATGGCGATCCGGCAGGCGATCGCGGCCAGGGCCAATATCACTTACAAGATCCTGTTCAACGACGCCGTGGCGATGCCCGGCGGCCAGCCGGTCGACGGCCCCATCAGCGTCCATGCGATCGCGCACAGCGTCCGCGCCGAAGGCGTGACGCGCATCGCGCTGGTGTCGGATGATCCCGCGCAGTTCGCGCCGTCCGACCTGCCGGCCGGCGTCACCATTCATCCGCGCGAGGAGATGGACGCCGTGCAGCGCGAGCTGCGCACCATCCCCGGCGTCTCGGTCCTGATCTACCAGCAGACCTGCGCCACGGAGAAGCGACGCCGGCGCAAGCGTGGGCAGATGCCCGACCCCAAACGCTTCGCCACCATCAACGATCTCGTCTGCGAAGGCTGCGGCGACTGCTCGGTGGAATCCAACTGCCTCAGCGTCGAGCCGAAGGAGACGCCGTTCGGCCGCAAGCGACAGATCAACCTGTCGGCCTGCAACAAGGATTTCTCCTGTCTCAACGGCTTCTGCCCAAGCTTCGTCACCGTCGAAGGCGCCACGCGCCGGAAGAAGGCCGCGAGCCAGATCGACGCAGTCGATCGCGCCGCCACGCTTCCCCTGCCCTCCTCCATATCGCTCGACCGCCCCTACGACCTGCTCGTGACCGGGGTCGGCGGCACCGGCGTGATCACAGTCGGCGCACTGATCGGCATGGCCGCGCACCTCGAACGTCGTGGCGTCTCGGTGCTCGACTTCACCGGCTTTGCGCAGAAATTCGGACCCGTGCTGAGCTACATCCGCCTCGCGCCAGACCCCGAAGCCCTGCACCAGGTACGCATCGACCAGGGCGCAGCTGATGCGCTGATTGGCTGCGATCTGGTCGTCAGCTCATCACCGAAGGCGTCCGGAACCTATCGCCGTGGCACGCGCGCCGCCGTCAACACCGCGGAGATGCCGACCGGCGACGTCGTCCGTTTCCGCGACGCCGATCTCGCCTCCGCCGCTCGCCTACGCGCGATCGGGCAGGTCATCGGCGAGCACAATCTCGGCACCATCAATGCCAACGCGCTGGCCGAACGGCTGCTCGGCGACACCGTCTATGCCAATATCATCATGCTCGGCTTCGCCTGGCAGCGCGGGCTGGTGCCGATCTCGCTTGCCGCGCTGCTGCGCGCGATCGAGCTCAACGGCGTCGCGGTCGAGCGCAACAAGCAGGCCTTTGCCTGGGGCCGGATTGCGGCTTCCGATCCCGATTTCCTGCCGAAGGCGAGCGACATGCCTGAGGTCGAGACGCTCGACCAGATCATCGACCGTTGCGCCGACTTTCTCACCGCCTATCAGGACAGTAGCTATGCGGCACGTTATCGAGCGACCGTCGCAAGGGTTCGCCATGCCGAGGCTGCCCTGAACAGCGAGGCCCTGACCGAGACGGTCGCACGCGCCCTGTTCAAGCTGATGGCCTACAAGGACGAGTACGAGGTGGCGCGGCTGCACATGCAGAGCGGTTTCCTCGACGAGCTGAAACGCGAATTCGAGGATGGCTTCACGGTCCAGTATCACCTCGCCCCGCCGTTCCTGCCGTCGCGGCGCGACGCACGCGGACGTCCGCGCAAACGCGCTTTCGGCCAGTGGATCCAGATGCCGCTCGCCATGCTCGCGCGCCTGAAGCGGCTGCGCGGTACGCCGTTCGATCCGTTCGGCTACGCCTCCGAACGGCGCGCCGAGCGCGAACTGATCGCCTGGTATGAAGCTCTGATCGAACGGATGCTCGGCGAACTCGACACGGCGCGTGTTCCGGATCTGGTCGCGATTGCAAAGGCGCCGATGGAGATCCGCGGTTATGGCCCGGTCAAGGATACCGCGATCGTGACGACGAAGGCGGAGGTCGGACGGCTGCTTGATCAACTCCGCGCGCGAACGCCGGTCGGGATGCGCGCCACCGGTTGA
- a CDS encoding Lrp/AsnC family transcriptional regulator yields the protein MIEEQDTRILAHLQKDGRATNQQLADEVGMSTSACWRRVRALEESGVIRGYAALVGREQAGFTMSAILHVSLERHDAKFVDEFVARVTRRREVLECFATTGDADYHLRVVVQDMAAYNRFLDEFMFRIPGIRYVRSNVVLKEIKTSVALPF from the coding sequence ATGATTGAAGAGCAGGACACGCGAATACTCGCCCATCTTCAGAAGGATGGCCGCGCCACCAACCAGCAACTGGCCGACGAGGTCGGCATGTCCACCTCGGCCTGCTGGCGCCGGGTGCGGGCGCTGGAAGAGAGCGGCGTCATCCGCGGCTATGCAGCTCTGGTCGGGCGCGAGCAGGCGGGATTTACGATGTCGGCCATTCTCCACGTCTCGCTGGAACGGCATGACGCGAAATTCGTCGACGAGTTCGTCGCGCGGGTGACCAGGCGACGCGAGGTGCTCGAGTGCTTTGCGACCACGGGCGATGCCGATTATCATCTGCGCGTCGTCGTGCAGGACATGGCGGCCTACAACCGCTTCCTCGACGAGTTCATGTTCCGCATCCCCGGCATCCGCTATGTCCGCAGCAACGTGGTGCTGAAGGAGATCAAGACCAGCGTGGCCCTGCCGTTTTGA
- a CDS encoding fumarylacetoacetate hydrolase family protein, which yields MRWLKFTETGKTSWGIIEGDRVIAVEGDPFGEWQRTSRTHPLAQVKIELPLIPRTFYCVGLNYLKHLKEAADKRGEVPAVPDRPEIGYRAQNALIAHDEDVIIPSFATDKIHYEGELVVVIGKKVKHLTEQNAMECVLGYTIGNDVSERSWQKADRSLWRSKNADTFKPMGPWIETEADLDTMETVVRVNGRETNRFHTNDMIFGVVPFLVELTKYFTLWPGDVIWMGTDGASPDIKHGDVVEIEITGVGTLRNRFVREGR from the coding sequence ATGCGCTGGCTGAAATTTACCGAGACAGGCAAGACCTCGTGGGGGATCATCGAGGGCGATAGGGTCATCGCAGTCGAGGGCGATCCCTTCGGCGAATGGCAGCGCACCTCGCGCACGCATCCGCTGGCGCAGGTGAAGATCGAACTGCCGCTGATCCCCCGCACCTTCTATTGCGTCGGCTTGAACTATCTCAAGCACCTGAAGGAAGCCGCCGACAAGCGCGGCGAAGTGCCGGCCGTGCCAGACCGGCCCGAGATCGGCTACCGCGCCCAGAATGCGCTGATCGCGCATGACGAGGACGTCATCATCCCCTCCTTTGCGACGGACAAGATTCATTACGAGGGCGAGCTCGTCGTCGTCATCGGCAAGAAGGTGAAGCACCTCACCGAGCAGAATGCGATGGAGTGCGTGCTCGGCTACACCATCGGCAACGACGTCAGCGAGCGAAGCTGGCAGAAGGCCGACCGCAGCCTGTGGCGCTCGAAGAACGCCGACACGTTCAAGCCGATGGGCCCCTGGATCGAGACCGAGGCTGATCTCGACACAATGGAAACGGTCGTTCGCGTCAACGGCAGGGAGACCAACCGCTTTCACACGAACGACATGATCTTCGGCGTGGTGCCGTTCCTGGTCGAGCTGACCAAATATTTCACGCTGTGGCCCGGCGACGTGATCTGGATGGGCACGGATGGCGCCTCACCCGATATCAAGCACGGCGATGTCGTGGAGATCGAGATCACGGGCGTCGGCACGCTGCGCAACAGGTTCGTGCGGGAGGGGCGGTGA